The segment TCGGCCCGCAGGGTCGCGACCAGGGCGGCGCCCTCCTCGGCGGCGGCCTGCCGGATCGCGGCGGCCTCGTGCCGGGCGGCGGCGAGTTCGGCCTGGAACTCCTGGCGGATGCGTTCCGCCTCGGCCCGGGCCGCCTCCGCGCGGGCGAGACCGCCGTCGGTCTTGTCGTGGCGTTCGGCCAGGGTGCGTTCGATGCGGGGCAGCAGCACCTTGCCGAGGGCCCAGAAGAGGGCGAAGAAGACGATCAGTCCGAGGATCAGCTCGGGCACGTTCGGTTCGAGAGGTCCCATACTCAGTATGCTATCCGATCATCTGACGAC is part of the Kitasatospora setae KM-6054 genome and harbors:
- a CDS encoding F0F1 ATP synthase subunit B family protein → MGPLEPNVPELILGLIVFFALFWALGKVLLPRIERTLAERHDKTDGGLARAEAARAEAERIRQEFQAELAAARHEAAAIRQAAAEEGAALVATLRAEAQQQREQLVAEAHVQLAADKVLAEAELREDVIALASELASRVVGEPLADLPSTRAIAEEFRNRAEV